From a single Candidatus Micrarchaeota archaeon genomic region:
- a CDS encoding zinc-ribbon domain-containing protein has protein sequence MAYICAKCGKKNKLDNNVRCSYCGSRMIAKSRPNLSREISTD, from the coding sequence ATGGCATACATTTGCGCGAAATGCGGGAAAAAGAACAAGCTCGACAACAACGTCAGGTGCAGCTACTGCGGCTCTAGGATGATCGCCAAGAGCAGGCCCAACCTGTCAAGGGAGATAAGCACTGACTGA
- a CDS encoding PRC-barrel domain-containing protein — protein sequence MVDTLLLSELYGKQIISNTGSILGSVEDIVVDFDEGRIASMLLMRSEQLIRSDHTTRDFAKNSVRYERVKSVAETIIVGAEQQQKK from the coding sequence ATGGTTGACACTCTTTTGCTTTCAGAGCTTTACGGCAAGCAGATAATAAGCAATACCGGGAGCATACTTGGATCCGTTGAGGACATAGTGGTTGATTTCGATGAGGGGAGGATAGCGAGCATGCTTCTCATGAGGTCCGAGCAGCTCATAAGGAGCGACCACACCACAAGGGACTTCGCAAAGAACAGCGTGCGGTACGAAAGGGTCAAGAGCGTGGCGGAGACCATAATAGTCGGCGCAGAGCAACAGCAGAAGAAGTGA